From Macrobrachium nipponense isolate FS-2020 chromosome 6, ASM1510439v2, whole genome shotgun sequence, a single genomic window includes:
- the LOC135216064 gene encoding uncharacterized protein LOC135216064 isoform X1, with translation MSPSLPLAYDIAIFTAVSLVLDIYFHVHHSVMNTFIHFPKCYCGISSFSSFIRSQVLFTKNEEDQILRKDFGIAYRNYCLQNNLPQASVIDFLGHLMQSGITKKAVEKDNNFYYVFCGVAWKKTKNKNANHKDRGVESTSIAHTLSSYVPRHNGFETFLQFCQSYVVFTLEEEHCVMLEEFEASYKKFCRRYGLKKADLVDMKRALLCTKVKWMERKHASASGEIYCVFFGMHLLKDGITDNNKMEPTQLKGESTPAFKTNDAISAVSKSEILELPEPSVRVFKPRRWVAGVRLEKNVMYFRENSSNYFITANDQQSIAKSEVTSEKEGDSVALDIENDLEYLNCPFRKHAQEVVGKKENIALTYNSDETNKILKSDIKCSVLKENKTAKLCSGTERSLNINAGSVREKFAPLHANSVDNLVCDISLGDRQALYKEPKCTASRSGNRNDPSSVVTGSHVNNCCPLKGIIGNKSFGNVEQSSTFRDFLKKPKRSGKSDCSVAPSSELGKFHELQSSIAGALNLNRWVVGVKLEKISALEGGRDLGKRKEKDLENSSDNSAKKLDVKLLVSGLEAGDDLNHERLSDCGDQNIVTKEDSSAVNFTIKAKSSMYSKTNETSKESSLLVRKNQAQNICNADHIVGDDRSLEENECGRDSCAGIRERDDVEMTEIGQNNFEINENSQSNRDSKLPVFDDKSLASDFDCQGNSFSTFPNQSDVGYLPLRSNLINHNVSVVENRDNLINHNVGVAESTFDGCHSFSEAQREITSQCMLEVSLHDIFKCSELKNFCRSDNGIKLEEPDVYPLHDSESYNMQSTIEEDSMYMMNYLRENGKPDRFVSEVLLRDIRRYPQYQKKLHFYKDEIGDWILIRPSFTYYGLDSFKKFIKANICFTGKPHNLIMRDDLFRVYQKFCGQCSLPKASLKDIEHHLSVIGIRSHYNYVQSFSPEIAFSGLKWKHNALLKKFGNNNFSVIIHDL, from the exons atataTTTCCACGTGCATCATTCTGTTATGAATACGTTTATACACTTTCCCAAGTGCTACTGTGGTATAAGCTCCTTCTCAAGTTTTATCCGTAGTCAAGTTCTTTTTACAAAAAATGAAGAGGATCAGATTTTGCGaaaagattttggtattgctTATAGGAACTACTGTCTACAGAATAATCTCCCACAAGCTTCTGTCATTGACTTCCTTGGCCATCTAATGCAATCAGGCATCACAAAAAAAGCTGTTGAAAAAGATAACAACTTCTACTACGTGTTTTGTGGTGTGGCTtggaagaaaactaaaaacaaaaatgctaATCATAAA GATCGTGGTGTAGAGTCTACCTCTATAGCACACACTTTGAGCAGTTATGTTCCCAGACACAACGGGTTTGAAACATTCCTCCAATTTTGTCAGTCGTATGTAGTGTTCACCTTGGAAGAAGAGCATTGTGTCATGCTGGAAGAATTTGAAGCATCATACAAGAAGTTTTGCAGGAGATATGGTTTGAAAAAAGCTGACCTAGTAGACATGAAAAGGGCCTTGCTTTGTACTAAAGTCAAATGGATGGAACGGAAACATGCAAGTGCAAGTGGTGAAATTTATTGCGTATTCTTTGGTATGCATTTGTTGAAAGATGGTATTACTGATAACAACAAAATGGAGCCAACACAGTTAAAGGGAGAAAGTACACCAGCATTTAAAACTAATGATGCAATATCAGCAGTAAGTAAAAGTGAGATTCTTGAGTTACCTGAACCCTCTGTTAGAGTTTTCAAACCTAGGCGATGGGTTGCTGGAGTCAGGTTAGAAAAAAATGTGATGTATTTCAGAGAAAACAGTAGTAATTATTTTATCACAGCTAATGACCAACAAAGTATTGCTAAAAGTGAAGTAACTTCAGAAAAAGAAGGTGATAGTGTTgcattagatatagaaaatgATCTTGAGTACTTGAACTGTCCTTTTAGAAAACATGCTCAAGAAGTGGTgggtaaaaaggaaaatattgcaTTGACATATAATAGTGACGAAAcaaataaaatcttgaaatctGATATAAAATGTTCAGTACTAAAAGAGAATAAGACAGCAAAATTATGCAGTGGTACAGAGAGGTCTCTAAACATAAATGCAGGTAGTGTACGAGAAAAGTTTGCACCATTACATGCCAATAGTGTTGATAATTTAGTGTGTGATATATCACTTGGTGATCGACAAGCTTTGTATAAAGAGCCAAAGTGTACAGCCTCTCGAAGTGGAAATAGAAATGACCCATCTAGTGTGGTAACTGGTAGTCACGTGAATAATTGTTGTCCTTTAAAAGGTATTATAGGCAACAAGAGTTTTGGTAATGTAGAACAAAGCAGTACTTTTAGAGATTTTCTTAAGAAACCTAAGAGATCTGGGAAATCTGATTGTAGTGTTGCACCGTCAAGTGAATTGGGCAAGTTCCACGAGCTGCAAAGTTCCATAGCAGGAGCATTGAATCTGAACCGATGGGTTGTTGGAGTCAAACTGGAGAAAATTAGTGCTTTGGAAGGTGGTAGAGACTTAggcaaaagaaaagagaaagaccttgaGAATAGCAGTGATAACTCTGCCAAGAAACTAGATGTAAAATTGCTTGTGTCTGGGCTGGAGGCTGGGGATGATTTAAACCATGAGAGGCTTAGTGATTGTGGTGATCAAAATATAGTTACAAAAGAAGATTCTAGTGCTGTCAACTTTACCATCAAAGCTAAAAGTTCCATGTATAGCAAAACCAATGAAACATCAAAAGAGAGCAGTCTTCTCGTAAGGAAAAATCAAGCACAGAACATTTGTAATGCTGATCATATAGTTGGTGATGATAGAAGTTTAGAAGAAAATGAATGTGGAAGGGATAGTTGTGCTGGAATAAGAGAGAGGGATGATGTAGAAATGACTGAAATTGGTcagaataattttgaaataaatgaaaatagccaGAGTAATAGGGATAGTAAGTTGCCAGTCTTTGATGATAAAAGCCTTGCCAGTGATTTTGATTGTCAAGGAAATTCATTCAGCACATTCCCGAATCAGTCAGATGTGGGCTATTTACCACTTAGAAGTAATCTTATTAATCACAATGTCAGTGTTGTTGAAAATAGGGATAATCTTATTAATCATAATGTTGGTGTTGCTGAAAGTACCTTTGATGGATGTCATTCATTTTCTGAAGCTCAAAGAGAAATTACAAGTCAATGTATGTTGGAAGTGTCCTTACATGATATTTTCAAGTGCTCTGAATTAAAAAATTTCTGTAGATCTGATAACGGGATCAAATTAGAAGAACCTGATGTGTATCCGCTGCACGACAGTGAGAGTTATAACATGCAAAGTACCATTGAAGAAGATAGCATGTATATGATGAACTACCTCAGAGAGAATGGAAAACCTGACCGATTTGTTTCTGAGGTATTGCTTAGGGATATCAGGCGTTACCCTCAGTATCAGAAAAAGCTGCACTTTTACAAAGATGAAATTGGTGACTGGATCCTCATTAGACCTTCCTTTACATATTATGGTCTAGATTCATTCAAGAAATTTATTAAAGCAAATATTTGTTTCACTGGTAAACCTCATAACCTTATCATGAGGGATGATCTCTTTAGAGTGTACCAAAAATTTTGTGGACAATGTTCACTTCCAAAGGCCTCTCTGAAGGACATAGAACATCACTTGAGTGTTATTGGCATCCGTTCTCACTACAACTATGTACAATCATTTTCACCTGAGATTGCCTTTTCTGGATTAAAGTGGAAGCACAATGCTTTGTTAAAAAAGTTTGGGAATAACAATTTCAGTGTTATTATTCATGatttataa
- the LOC135216064 gene encoding uncharacterized protein LOC135216064 isoform X3, which yields MNTFIHFPKCYCGISSFSSFIRSQVLFTKNEEDQILRKDFGIAYRNYCLQNNLPQASVIDFLGHLMQSGITKKAVEKDNNFYYVFCGVAWKKTKNKNANHKDRGVESTSIAHTLSSYVPRHNGFETFLQFCQSYVVFTLEEEHCVMLEEFEASYKKFCRRYGLKKADLVDMKRALLCTKVKWMERKHASASGEIYCVFFGMHLLKDGITDNNKMEPTQLKGESTPAFKTNDAISAVSKSEILELPEPSVRVFKPRRWVAGVRLEKNVMYFRENSSNYFITANDQQSIAKSEVTSEKEGDSVALDIENDLEYLNCPFRKHAQEVVGKKENIALTYNSDETNKILKSDIKCSVLKENKTAKLCSGTERSLNINAGSVREKFAPLHANSVDNLVCDISLGDRQALYKEPKCTASRSGNRNDPSSVVTGSHVNNCCPLKGIIGNKSFGNVEQSSTFRDFLKKPKRSGKSDCSVAPSSELGKFHELQSSIAGALNLNRWVVGVKLEKISALEGGRDLGKRKEKDLENSSDNSAKKLDVKLLVSGLEAGDDLNHERLSDCGDQNIVTKEDSSAVNFTIKAKSSMYSKTNETSKESSLLVRKNQAQNICNADHIVGDDRSLEENECGRDSCAGIRERDDVEMTEIGQNNFEINENSQSNRDSKLPVFDDKSLASDFDCQGNSFSTFPNQSDVGYLPLRSNLINHNVSVVENRDNLINHNVGVAESTFDGCHSFSEAQREITSQCMLEVSLHDIFKCSELKNFCRSDNGIKLEEPDVYPLHDSESYNMQSTIEEDSMYMMNYLRENGKPDRFVSEVLLRDIRRYPQYQKKLHFYKDEIGDWILIRPSFTYYGLDSFKKFIKANICFTGKPHNLIMRDDLFRVYQKFCGQCSLPKASLKDIEHHLSVIGIRSHYNYVQSFSPEIAFSGLKWKHNALLKKFGNNNFSVIIHDL from the exons ATGAATACGTTTATACACTTTCCCAAGTGCTACTGTGGTATAAGCTCCTTCTCAAGTTTTATCCGTAGTCAAGTTCTTTTTACAAAAAATGAAGAGGATCAGATTTTGCGaaaagattttggtattgctTATAGGAACTACTGTCTACAGAATAATCTCCCACAAGCTTCTGTCATTGACTTCCTTGGCCATCTAATGCAATCAGGCATCACAAAAAAAGCTGTTGAAAAAGATAACAACTTCTACTACGTGTTTTGTGGTGTGGCTtggaagaaaactaaaaacaaaaatgctaATCATAAA GATCGTGGTGTAGAGTCTACCTCTATAGCACACACTTTGAGCAGTTATGTTCCCAGACACAACGGGTTTGAAACATTCCTCCAATTTTGTCAGTCGTATGTAGTGTTCACCTTGGAAGAAGAGCATTGTGTCATGCTGGAAGAATTTGAAGCATCATACAAGAAGTTTTGCAGGAGATATGGTTTGAAAAAAGCTGACCTAGTAGACATGAAAAGGGCCTTGCTTTGTACTAAAGTCAAATGGATGGAACGGAAACATGCAAGTGCAAGTGGTGAAATTTATTGCGTATTCTTTGGTATGCATTTGTTGAAAGATGGTATTACTGATAACAACAAAATGGAGCCAACACAGTTAAAGGGAGAAAGTACACCAGCATTTAAAACTAATGATGCAATATCAGCAGTAAGTAAAAGTGAGATTCTTGAGTTACCTGAACCCTCTGTTAGAGTTTTCAAACCTAGGCGATGGGTTGCTGGAGTCAGGTTAGAAAAAAATGTGATGTATTTCAGAGAAAACAGTAGTAATTATTTTATCACAGCTAATGACCAACAAAGTATTGCTAAAAGTGAAGTAACTTCAGAAAAAGAAGGTGATAGTGTTgcattagatatagaaaatgATCTTGAGTACTTGAACTGTCCTTTTAGAAAACATGCTCAAGAAGTGGTgggtaaaaaggaaaatattgcaTTGACATATAATAGTGACGAAAcaaataaaatcttgaaatctGATATAAAATGTTCAGTACTAAAAGAGAATAAGACAGCAAAATTATGCAGTGGTACAGAGAGGTCTCTAAACATAAATGCAGGTAGTGTACGAGAAAAGTTTGCACCATTACATGCCAATAGTGTTGATAATTTAGTGTGTGATATATCACTTGGTGATCGACAAGCTTTGTATAAAGAGCCAAAGTGTACAGCCTCTCGAAGTGGAAATAGAAATGACCCATCTAGTGTGGTAACTGGTAGTCACGTGAATAATTGTTGTCCTTTAAAAGGTATTATAGGCAACAAGAGTTTTGGTAATGTAGAACAAAGCAGTACTTTTAGAGATTTTCTTAAGAAACCTAAGAGATCTGGGAAATCTGATTGTAGTGTTGCACCGTCAAGTGAATTGGGCAAGTTCCACGAGCTGCAAAGTTCCATAGCAGGAGCATTGAATCTGAACCGATGGGTTGTTGGAGTCAAACTGGAGAAAATTAGTGCTTTGGAAGGTGGTAGAGACTTAggcaaaagaaaagagaaagaccttgaGAATAGCAGTGATAACTCTGCCAAGAAACTAGATGTAAAATTGCTTGTGTCTGGGCTGGAGGCTGGGGATGATTTAAACCATGAGAGGCTTAGTGATTGTGGTGATCAAAATATAGTTACAAAAGAAGATTCTAGTGCTGTCAACTTTACCATCAAAGCTAAAAGTTCCATGTATAGCAAAACCAATGAAACATCAAAAGAGAGCAGTCTTCTCGTAAGGAAAAATCAAGCACAGAACATTTGTAATGCTGATCATATAGTTGGTGATGATAGAAGTTTAGAAGAAAATGAATGTGGAAGGGATAGTTGTGCTGGAATAAGAGAGAGGGATGATGTAGAAATGACTGAAATTGGTcagaataattttgaaataaatgaaaatagccaGAGTAATAGGGATAGTAAGTTGCCAGTCTTTGATGATAAAAGCCTTGCCAGTGATTTTGATTGTCAAGGAAATTCATTCAGCACATTCCCGAATCAGTCAGATGTGGGCTATTTACCACTTAGAAGTAATCTTATTAATCACAATGTCAGTGTTGTTGAAAATAGGGATAATCTTATTAATCATAATGTTGGTGTTGCTGAAAGTACCTTTGATGGATGTCATTCATTTTCTGAAGCTCAAAGAGAAATTACAAGTCAATGTATGTTGGAAGTGTCCTTACATGATATTTTCAAGTGCTCTGAATTAAAAAATTTCTGTAGATCTGATAACGGGATCAAATTAGAAGAACCTGATGTGTATCCGCTGCACGACAGTGAGAGTTATAACATGCAAAGTACCATTGAAGAAGATAGCATGTATATGATGAACTACCTCAGAGAGAATGGAAAACCTGACCGATTTGTTTCTGAGGTATTGCTTAGGGATATCAGGCGTTACCCTCAGTATCAGAAAAAGCTGCACTTTTACAAAGATGAAATTGGTGACTGGATCCTCATTAGACCTTCCTTTACATATTATGGTCTAGATTCATTCAAGAAATTTATTAAAGCAAATATTTGTTTCACTGGTAAACCTCATAACCTTATCATGAGGGATGATCTCTTTAGAGTGTACCAAAAATTTTGTGGACAATGTTCACTTCCAAAGGCCTCTCTGAAGGACATAGAACATCACTTGAGTGTTATTGGCATCCGTTCTCACTACAACTATGTACAATCATTTTCACCTGAGATTGCCTTTTCTGGATTAAAGTGGAAGCACAATGCTTTGTTAAAAAAGTTTGGGAATAACAATTTCAGTGTTATTATTCATGatttataa
- the LOC135216064 gene encoding uncharacterized protein LOC135216064 isoform X2, with protein MIYFHVHHSVMNTFIHFPKCYCGISSFSSFIRSQVLFTKNEEDQILRKDFGIAYRNYCLQNNLPQASVIDFLGHLMQSGITKKAVEKDNNFYYVFCGVAWKKTKNKNANHKDRGVESTSIAHTLSSYVPRHNGFETFLQFCQSYVVFTLEEEHCVMLEEFEASYKKFCRRYGLKKADLVDMKRALLCTKVKWMERKHASASGEIYCVFFGMHLLKDGITDNNKMEPTQLKGESTPAFKTNDAISAVSKSEILELPEPSVRVFKPRRWVAGVRLEKNVMYFRENSSNYFITANDQQSIAKSEVTSEKEGDSVALDIENDLEYLNCPFRKHAQEVVGKKENIALTYNSDETNKILKSDIKCSVLKENKTAKLCSGTERSLNINAGSVREKFAPLHANSVDNLVCDISLGDRQALYKEPKCTASRSGNRNDPSSVVTGSHVNNCCPLKGIIGNKSFGNVEQSSTFRDFLKKPKRSGKSDCSVAPSSELGKFHELQSSIAGALNLNRWVVGVKLEKISALEGGRDLGKRKEKDLENSSDNSAKKLDVKLLVSGLEAGDDLNHERLSDCGDQNIVTKEDSSAVNFTIKAKSSMYSKTNETSKESSLLVRKNQAQNICNADHIVGDDRSLEENECGRDSCAGIRERDDVEMTEIGQNNFEINENSQSNRDSKLPVFDDKSLASDFDCQGNSFSTFPNQSDVGYLPLRSNLINHNVSVVENRDNLINHNVGVAESTFDGCHSFSEAQREITSQCMLEVSLHDIFKCSELKNFCRSDNGIKLEEPDVYPLHDSESYNMQSTIEEDSMYMMNYLRENGKPDRFVSEVLLRDIRRYPQYQKKLHFYKDEIGDWILIRPSFTYYGLDSFKKFIKANICFTGKPHNLIMRDDLFRVYQKFCGQCSLPKASLKDIEHHLSVIGIRSHYNYVQSFSPEIAFSGLKWKHNALLKKFGNNNFSVIIHDL; from the exons atataTTTCCACGTGCATCATTCTGTTATGAATACGTTTATACACTTTCCCAAGTGCTACTGTGGTATAAGCTCCTTCTCAAGTTTTATCCGTAGTCAAGTTCTTTTTACAAAAAATGAAGAGGATCAGATTTTGCGaaaagattttggtattgctTATAGGAACTACTGTCTACAGAATAATCTCCCACAAGCTTCTGTCATTGACTTCCTTGGCCATCTAATGCAATCAGGCATCACAAAAAAAGCTGTTGAAAAAGATAACAACTTCTACTACGTGTTTTGTGGTGTGGCTtggaagaaaactaaaaacaaaaatgctaATCATAAA GATCGTGGTGTAGAGTCTACCTCTATAGCACACACTTTGAGCAGTTATGTTCCCAGACACAACGGGTTTGAAACATTCCTCCAATTTTGTCAGTCGTATGTAGTGTTCACCTTGGAAGAAGAGCATTGTGTCATGCTGGAAGAATTTGAAGCATCATACAAGAAGTTTTGCAGGAGATATGGTTTGAAAAAAGCTGACCTAGTAGACATGAAAAGGGCCTTGCTTTGTACTAAAGTCAAATGGATGGAACGGAAACATGCAAGTGCAAGTGGTGAAATTTATTGCGTATTCTTTGGTATGCATTTGTTGAAAGATGGTATTACTGATAACAACAAAATGGAGCCAACACAGTTAAAGGGAGAAAGTACACCAGCATTTAAAACTAATGATGCAATATCAGCAGTAAGTAAAAGTGAGATTCTTGAGTTACCTGAACCCTCTGTTAGAGTTTTCAAACCTAGGCGATGGGTTGCTGGAGTCAGGTTAGAAAAAAATGTGATGTATTTCAGAGAAAACAGTAGTAATTATTTTATCACAGCTAATGACCAACAAAGTATTGCTAAAAGTGAAGTAACTTCAGAAAAAGAAGGTGATAGTGTTgcattagatatagaaaatgATCTTGAGTACTTGAACTGTCCTTTTAGAAAACATGCTCAAGAAGTGGTgggtaaaaaggaaaatattgcaTTGACATATAATAGTGACGAAAcaaataaaatcttgaaatctGATATAAAATGTTCAGTACTAAAAGAGAATAAGACAGCAAAATTATGCAGTGGTACAGAGAGGTCTCTAAACATAAATGCAGGTAGTGTACGAGAAAAGTTTGCACCATTACATGCCAATAGTGTTGATAATTTAGTGTGTGATATATCACTTGGTGATCGACAAGCTTTGTATAAAGAGCCAAAGTGTACAGCCTCTCGAAGTGGAAATAGAAATGACCCATCTAGTGTGGTAACTGGTAGTCACGTGAATAATTGTTGTCCTTTAAAAGGTATTATAGGCAACAAGAGTTTTGGTAATGTAGAACAAAGCAGTACTTTTAGAGATTTTCTTAAGAAACCTAAGAGATCTGGGAAATCTGATTGTAGTGTTGCACCGTCAAGTGAATTGGGCAAGTTCCACGAGCTGCAAAGTTCCATAGCAGGAGCATTGAATCTGAACCGATGGGTTGTTGGAGTCAAACTGGAGAAAATTAGTGCTTTGGAAGGTGGTAGAGACTTAggcaaaagaaaagagaaagaccttgaGAATAGCAGTGATAACTCTGCCAAGAAACTAGATGTAAAATTGCTTGTGTCTGGGCTGGAGGCTGGGGATGATTTAAACCATGAGAGGCTTAGTGATTGTGGTGATCAAAATATAGTTACAAAAGAAGATTCTAGTGCTGTCAACTTTACCATCAAAGCTAAAAGTTCCATGTATAGCAAAACCAATGAAACATCAAAAGAGAGCAGTCTTCTCGTAAGGAAAAATCAAGCACAGAACATTTGTAATGCTGATCATATAGTTGGTGATGATAGAAGTTTAGAAGAAAATGAATGTGGAAGGGATAGTTGTGCTGGAATAAGAGAGAGGGATGATGTAGAAATGACTGAAATTGGTcagaataattttgaaataaatgaaaatagccaGAGTAATAGGGATAGTAAGTTGCCAGTCTTTGATGATAAAAGCCTTGCCAGTGATTTTGATTGTCAAGGAAATTCATTCAGCACATTCCCGAATCAGTCAGATGTGGGCTATTTACCACTTAGAAGTAATCTTATTAATCACAATGTCAGTGTTGTTGAAAATAGGGATAATCTTATTAATCATAATGTTGGTGTTGCTGAAAGTACCTTTGATGGATGTCATTCATTTTCTGAAGCTCAAAGAGAAATTACAAGTCAATGTATGTTGGAAGTGTCCTTACATGATATTTTCAAGTGCTCTGAATTAAAAAATTTCTGTAGATCTGATAACGGGATCAAATTAGAAGAACCTGATGTGTATCCGCTGCACGACAGTGAGAGTTATAACATGCAAAGTACCATTGAAGAAGATAGCATGTATATGATGAACTACCTCAGAGAGAATGGAAAACCTGACCGATTTGTTTCTGAGGTATTGCTTAGGGATATCAGGCGTTACCCTCAGTATCAGAAAAAGCTGCACTTTTACAAAGATGAAATTGGTGACTGGATCCTCATTAGACCTTCCTTTACATATTATGGTCTAGATTCATTCAAGAAATTTATTAAAGCAAATATTTGTTTCACTGGTAAACCTCATAACCTTATCATGAGGGATGATCTCTTTAGAGTGTACCAAAAATTTTGTGGACAATGTTCACTTCCAAAGGCCTCTCTGAAGGACATAGAACATCACTTGAGTGTTATTGGCATCCGTTCTCACTACAACTATGTACAATCATTTTCACCTGAGATTGCCTTTTCTGGATTAAAGTGGAAGCACAATGCTTTGTTAAAAAAGTTTGGGAATAACAATTTCAGTGTTATTATTCATGatttataa